A section of the Streptomyces xinghaiensis S187 genome encodes:
- a CDS encoding alpha/beta hydrolase produces MTTTRSSAQHGLPGSRRIAAALLVSTLAGTALVACTADAKGSTPPKGSGKSAGGTAGDAKITWGTCPAPTGGHTREPDLACGTLEVPLDYRNPGGTKIDVAVSRLSTAQPGKRRGVLLLNPGGPALGGLGMPETMESRLPKSVLDRYDLIGFDPRGVEHSTPQSCGLQDPSVPGLFPYPAADGSITKNVALAKANAKQCADTVGKNLRYYNTANTARDMDRIRQALGEKKISYWGQSYGTYLGAVYRSLFQGRVGRMVLEGNVDPTKVWANQVADIWGKGMADRFPDAARVAAAQAGTLKLGTNVAQVTDTYLALADRLDRTPAAIPGSSVSLDGALLRNMTYALLLHDNTLPVLAQFWKAADNLAHGSTTAADTALLKEVFAATPTSPGIPADNQATMFMALTCGDAEWPHDVDGYAARTTADREKWPLTAGMPANIWACAYWDKPAEATVKVVKGGPRDTLILQNRRDNATPWEGGVGLHKSLGDASAFVGVDNGGHSVYGEGSACADKATVDFLAGGHLPDKDVYCTDVTQK; encoded by the coding sequence ATGACCACGACACGCAGTTCCGCGCAGCACGGTCTCCCCGGAAGCCGCCGAATCGCCGCAGCTCTGCTGGTTTCCACGCTGGCAGGAACCGCACTGGTCGCGTGTACTGCCGACGCCAAGGGCTCGACACCGCCCAAGGGCTCCGGCAAGAGCGCCGGCGGGACCGCGGGCGACGCCAAGATCACCTGGGGTACGTGCCCGGCCCCGACCGGGGGACACACCCGTGAGCCCGACCTGGCCTGTGGCACGTTGGAGGTGCCACTCGACTACCGGAACCCGGGCGGCACGAAGATCGACGTGGCGGTCTCCCGGCTGTCCACCGCACAGCCCGGGAAGCGACGTGGCGTTCTGCTGCTGAACCCCGGCGGGCCGGCCCTGGGCGGTCTCGGCATGCCCGAAACCATGGAGTCCAGACTGCCGAAGTCCGTGCTGGACCGCTACGACTTGATCGGTTTCGACCCGCGCGGCGTCGAACACAGCACCCCACAGAGTTGCGGTCTGCAGGACCCCAGCGTGCCCGGGCTCTTCCCCTACCCCGCCGCGGACGGCTCGATCACCAAGAACGTGGCCCTCGCCAAAGCCAACGCCAAGCAGTGCGCCGACACGGTGGGCAAGAATCTGCGGTACTACAACACCGCCAACACCGCCCGCGACATGGACCGCATCCGCCAGGCGCTCGGTGAGAAGAAGATCTCCTACTGGGGCCAGTCCTACGGCACCTACCTCGGCGCCGTCTACCGCTCCCTCTTCCAGGGCCGCGTCGGGCGGATGGTCCTGGAAGGCAACGTCGACCCCACCAAGGTATGGGCCAACCAGGTGGCGGACATCTGGGGCAAGGGCATGGCCGACCGGTTCCCCGATGCCGCCCGCGTCGCCGCGGCGCAGGCCGGCACCCTCAAGCTGGGCACGAACGTCGCGCAGGTGACCGACACCTATCTCGCCCTCGCCGACCGGCTCGACCGCACGCCCGCAGCGATTCCCGGCTCATCCGTGTCGCTGGACGGGGCGCTGCTGCGGAACATGACCTACGCCCTGCTTCTGCACGACAACACCCTTCCCGTACTCGCCCAGTTCTGGAAGGCCGCCGACAACCTGGCCCACGGCAGCACCACGGCCGCCGACACCGCGCTTCTCAAGGAGGTGTTCGCCGCCACACCGACGTCCCCGGGCATCCCCGCGGACAACCAGGCCACCATGTTCATGGCTCTCACCTGCGGCGACGCCGAATGGCCGCACGACGTCGACGGCTACGCCGCCCGCACCACCGCCGACCGCGAGAAGTGGCCGCTCACCGCGGGCATGCCCGCCAACATCTGGGCATGCGCCTACTGGGACAAGCCGGCTGAGGCGACTGTCAAGGTCGTGAAGGGCGGCCCGCGCGACACTCTGATCCTGCAGAACCGCCGGGACAATGCCACCCCGTGGGAAGGCGGCGTCGGGCTGCACAAGTCCCTCGGCGACGCCTCGGCCTTCGTCGGCGTGGACAACGGCGGGCACTCCGTCTACGGCGAGGGCTCCGCCTGCGCCGACAAGGCCACCGTCGACTTCCTGGCCGGCGGCCACCTGCCGGACAAGGATGTCTACTGCACCGACGTCACCCAGAAGTAA
- a CDS encoding type I polyketide synthase, with the protein MPASLREHARRLGDKAAFADRRRKLTYRNLDVRTGRLAGHLAGLGVARGERVAILLGNRVETVESLLAVVRASGVGVPLDPGVSGPELIRLLDDCGARVLVTDEARLARRRELLSRPGLTVVVADGGEEDGDSGTPPGRAGAADGAVRYEELAGTGPGLPARDNLGLDEVAWLLYTSGSSGTPKGVLLTQRNRLAPVASGLVGVLGLSQRDRLLWPLPLHHAMSQVICVLGVTATGASALLLPRFSAAGVIGELRRTEDPFTLLGGVPTTYSALLDTVRGERERGGSGHGLGTSSLRGCISAGASAGPDFRRSFETVCRAPFLEHYGSTEAGPVTMAAPGDTAPAASCGRVLSGTRVRVGGGADGQDTGEGELWVSGPGVMAGYHNRPEETAAVLHDGWFRTGDLARIGPSGDIVITGRKSELIVRGGVNIHPAEVEAVLRRLPRVADAAVAGRPHPVFGEVPVGYLVAEPGGGALDRAALLAACRAELSAVKVPVGLYEVDGIPRTSSGKVRRPALAGLPARELVAGTAGEPAEDLLGLVRREAAAVLGCAAEAVEPATALRDLGMDSLAATVLRERLAAATGLPLSEAVAFDFPTAAALAAHLRSRSAGSPPGPAVAHGGAAGPEDDPVVIVGMACRAPGGVTSPEELWRLVADGTDAIGPFPTDRGWDTRALYDPDPGRPGRTYVREGGFLTGVDRFDPGFFGISPREALAMDPQHRLLLEVAWEAFEHAGVVPRTLRGSPTGVYVGLMYSDYAQRLTRVPEHVEGYLGLGSAGSVASGRIAYTFGLEGPALTVDTACSSSLVALHLAAQALRRGECSFALAGGATVMSGPSSFVEFSRQRALAPDGRCKAFAASADGTGWAEGAGMLLLSRLSEARRAGLPVLAVVRGSAVNQDGASNGLTAPHGPAQQRVIQQALADAGLSPGEVDAVEAHGTGTRLGDVIEAEAFLATYGSRERERPLLLGSVKSNIGHTQAAAGVTGVIKTVQAMTHGMLPRTLHADEPTGRVDWSSGRLELLHRAVPWPGTGRPRRAAVSSFGISGTNAHVVLEEPPADPTTPPRVSGTHEGPVSARSDSRAVREPVPVAVSAKSGSGLRDQALRLYERVSRDPDATPADIGYSLATTRSAFEHRAVVVARDRAELLTSLRAVAEDGDGPGIHTGTARGQAATAFLFTGQGSQRLGMGRQLYDSRERYATFARSFDDICSLFDPLLPVPLRDVVFAGPGTGTGDLVHTTRFAQPALFALETSLFRQFEAWGVRPDLVAGHSVGEVTAAHVSGILSLPDACTLVEARGRLMDALPPGGAMAAVSAGEDEVAEVTARLAGTGRVVEIAAVNGPGSVVVSGDEAAVRETVAYFRERGRSTTSLRVSHAFHSARTEPMLDGFAEVLRGLSFGTPRLGLITAVPGRPATEEELATPEFWVGHVRRPVRFADSVAYLRERGAAHFVELGPQGVLAGLVRECLTADPAPLVVPVLRGARPEADTLTDTVAALYAHGVPVDWEACFAGRDGRRVALPTYAFRRRRYWLDASPSNPSNTPNPSAGGPDGVEHPFLSSRTATAEDDGLLLGGILSVPGRPWLADHEVAESVLLPATAFVEMALHAGASVGAPVLDELVLTTPAPLPRDGAVELQVKVSGPDGAGRRTVLFHTRPHPSAGDRPWQRHASGTLAPAHPSPDHSPAVTGAGAPWPPPGAVPLAAGGPDADPYELLTGIGLGYGPAFRGLRGAWRSGEELYAEVALPEAARAPAAGDDGPEFLLHPALLDAALHVLALDGRTARPDAADGDGVSLPFAFDGVRLHRAGAHVLRVRIVPGPDGRAAVELSDEAGAPVVSVRALTLRPLPAPPPTAPVTGGLHRMTWVPLPAAPVPAPVPRWGVLGASGTGQVDVLAPPGSGIPVYAGPAAVGGSPAVVVAPFGPPPEGAGAVEDPAAGSRWAARRALELVREWLAEPRPVGSRLVLVTSGAVDPVGDGPFEDGPAGGAGPGERVPAHAAVWGLVRSAERENPGRFALVDVDDHADSWRALPSLLAAPAPETAVRRGTAYAPRLVRADGTPEEGRLPRLDPDGTVLVTGGTGSLGMLVARHLVTAHGVRHLLLAGRRGPDAPGVRELAAELGEAGARVVVRAADVADRTALAALLDSVPADHPLTGVVHTAAVLDDGIVPALTADRLDRVLRPKADAALALHELTRKCDLAMFVLFSSVAGTFGSAGQANYAAANCVVDALARHRGRLGLPGTSIAWGPWQQSDGMTAHLGDTDRRRMARSGFAPLGAEEGLALFDAAVAGGDPVVVAARFDTAVLGAGEPAERPRRGPGAGGDRFPRLLAAASPEERGALLLEEVRARAASVLGHPEGAGAIDGDGLLAELGLDSLAAVDLRNLLAASTGLTLPSTLLFDFPTPRAVAAELAERYTRETAPGPSSGAGERPGSVGRGGGSAGSAAPAEASGGRSATACPEGPVAATDRVPDSLGELFRTACARGRTWDGMALLTIAARLRPVFDDAGAAGAALTPVTLAPGGAGAARLICFPALSALSGPQEYARFGAGLRDLRPVSAVRYPGFGAGEELPGTLDAFVTAQTAAVRALAGGGAPVLLGRSAGGWVAQAVAERLTAEGSAPAAVVLVDTYPSGTDDREQALSAMTSDMLRRAAEFSSADADRLTAMAGYVELFTGWKPARLAAPTLFVRARDPLPGVEAAPPWGLPHTEVTVPGDHFTVLEEHARTTALTVHRWLGS; encoded by the coding sequence TTGCCGGCGTCGCTCCGGGAGCATGCCCGGCGGCTCGGGGACAAGGCCGCCTTCGCGGACCGCCGAAGGAAGCTCACCTACCGGAACCTGGACGTCAGGACCGGGCGGCTGGCCGGTCACCTGGCGGGGCTCGGCGTGGCGCGGGGCGAGCGGGTGGCGATCCTGCTCGGCAACCGGGTCGAGACGGTCGAGAGCCTGCTCGCCGTCGTCCGGGCGAGCGGGGTGGGCGTGCCGCTGGATCCCGGCGTCTCCGGGCCGGAGCTGATCCGTCTGCTGGACGACTGCGGTGCGCGCGTGCTCGTCACCGACGAGGCGCGGCTCGCCCGTCGGCGGGAGCTGCTGTCCCGTCCCGGTCTGACCGTGGTGGTGGCCGACGGCGGCGAGGAGGACGGGGACTCCGGCACGCCGCCGGGCCGGGCCGGGGCGGCGGACGGTGCAGTGCGCTACGAGGAGCTGGCGGGCACCGGGCCGGGGCTGCCGGCCCGGGACAACCTCGGGCTGGACGAGGTGGCCTGGCTGCTGTACACATCGGGGTCCTCCGGCACGCCCAAGGGAGTCCTGCTCACCCAGCGCAACCGCCTCGCGCCGGTCGCCTCCGGTCTCGTCGGCGTCCTCGGTCTGTCGCAACGGGACCGGCTGCTGTGGCCGTTGCCGCTCCACCACGCCATGAGTCAGGTGATCTGCGTCCTCGGTGTGACGGCGACCGGGGCGAGCGCCCTGCTCCTGCCCCGGTTCTCGGCGGCCGGGGTGATCGGTGAACTGCGCCGCACCGAGGATCCCTTCACGCTCCTCGGCGGGGTGCCGACGACGTACTCGGCGCTGCTCGACACGGTCCGCGGTGAACGGGAGCGGGGCGGGAGCGGCCACGGCCTCGGGACGTCCTCGCTGCGCGGCTGCATCAGCGCGGGTGCTTCGGCCGGGCCGGACTTCCGGAGGTCCTTCGAGACCGTGTGCCGCGCTCCCTTCCTGGAGCACTACGGCAGCACCGAGGCCGGCCCGGTGACCATGGCGGCGCCGGGCGACACGGCGCCGGCCGCGTCGTGCGGCCGGGTGCTGTCCGGCACCCGGGTACGGGTCGGGGGCGGCGCGGACGGACAGGACACCGGGGAGGGCGAGTTGTGGGTGAGCGGGCCCGGGGTCATGGCCGGCTACCACAACCGGCCGGAGGAGACCGCCGCGGTGCTGCACGACGGCTGGTTCCGCACCGGTGACCTGGCGCGGATCGGGCCATCGGGCGACATCGTGATCACCGGCCGGAAGAGTGAGCTGATCGTGCGGGGCGGGGTGAACATCCATCCGGCCGAGGTGGAGGCGGTGCTGCGGCGGCTGCCCCGCGTGGCGGACGCCGCGGTGGCCGGGCGCCCGCACCCCGTGTTCGGCGAGGTGCCGGTCGGTTACCTGGTTGCCGAGCCGGGCGGTGGCGCACTGGACAGGGCGGCGCTCCTCGCCGCCTGCCGGGCGGAACTGTCCGCCGTCAAGGTGCCCGTCGGACTGTACGAGGTGGACGGCATTCCCCGTACCTCCTCCGGGAAGGTGCGGCGCCCCGCCCTGGCCGGCCTGCCCGCGCGCGAGCTGGTCGCGGGGACGGCAGGGGAGCCTGCGGAGGACCTGCTGGGTCTGGTGCGACGCGAGGCGGCCGCCGTGCTCGGTTGCGCGGCGGAGGCGGTAGAGCCGGCGACGGCACTGCGCGACCTGGGCATGGACTCGCTGGCCGCGACGGTGCTGCGGGAGCGTTTGGCGGCGGCGACCGGACTGCCGCTGTCCGAGGCCGTCGCCTTCGACTTCCCCACGGCTGCCGCCCTCGCCGCCCACCTGCGTTCACGGAGCGCCGGATCACCGCCCGGCCCGGCGGTCGCGCACGGTGGCGCGGCCGGGCCGGAGGACGATCCCGTGGTGATCGTCGGGATGGCGTGCCGCGCACCCGGCGGGGTGACGTCCCCCGAGGAGCTGTGGCGGCTGGTGGCCGACGGGACGGACGCCATCGGGCCGTTCCCCACCGACCGGGGCTGGGACACCCGGGCGCTGTACGACCCGGACCCGGGGCGACCCGGCCGGACGTATGTGCGTGAGGGCGGCTTCCTGACCGGTGTGGACCGCTTCGACCCCGGTTTCTTCGGCATCTCCCCGCGCGAGGCGCTGGCGATGGATCCGCAGCACCGGCTGCTCCTGGAGGTGGCGTGGGAGGCGTTCGAGCACGCCGGTGTCGTCCCCCGCACGCTGCGCGGCTCGCCGACCGGCGTGTACGTCGGTCTGATGTACAGCGACTACGCCCAGCGCCTGACGCGGGTGCCCGAGCACGTCGAGGGCTACCTCGGCCTCGGCAGCGCCGGGAGCGTCGCGTCGGGACGCATCGCCTACACCTTCGGTCTGGAGGGGCCGGCCCTCACGGTCGACACGGCATGCTCGTCGTCCCTGGTCGCACTGCACCTGGCGGCCCAGGCACTGCGCCGGGGCGAGTGCTCGTTCGCGCTGGCCGGCGGCGCCACGGTGATGTCGGGGCCCTCCTCGTTCGTGGAGTTCAGCCGGCAGCGGGCGCTGGCCCCGGACGGCCGCTGCAAGGCGTTCGCCGCGTCGGCCGACGGCACGGGGTGGGCCGAGGGCGCCGGGATGCTGCTGCTGAGCCGGTTGTCCGAAGCGCGCCGCGCCGGGCTGCCGGTGCTGGCCGTGGTGCGCGGCTCGGCGGTGAACCAGGACGGGGCCAGCAACGGGCTGACGGCACCGCACGGCCCGGCGCAGCAACGGGTGATCCAGCAGGCCCTGGCGGACGCCGGGCTGTCCCCGGGGGAGGTCGACGCGGTGGAGGCACACGGCACCGGCACACGGCTGGGCGATGTCATCGAGGCGGAGGCGTTCCTGGCGACGTACGGGAGCCGGGAGCGCGAACGCCCGCTCCTGCTGGGATCGGTGAAGTCGAACATCGGTCACACCCAGGCCGCCGCCGGCGTGACGGGGGTGATCAAGACGGTGCAGGCGATGACCCACGGCATGCTGCCGCGCACGCTGCACGCGGACGAGCCGACCGGCCGGGTCGACTGGTCGTCGGGGCGGCTGGAACTGCTGCACCGGGCGGTGCCCTGGCCGGGGACGGGGCGCCCGCGCCGGGCGGCGGTGTCCTCCTTCGGCATCAGCGGCACCAACGCGCACGTGGTGCTGGAGGAACCACCGGCGGATCCCACGACGCCGCCGCGGGTGTCCGGCACGCACGAGGGGCCCGTGAGCGCCCGCTCCGACAGCCGTGCGGTGCGGGAACCCGTGCCCGTCGCCGTGTCGGCGAAGAGCGGGTCCGGACTGCGGGACCAGGCACTGCGGTTGTACGAGCGGGTGTCCCGCGATCCGGACGCGACCCCGGCGGACATCGGGTACTCACTCGCCACCACCCGGTCCGCCTTCGAGCACCGGGCCGTCGTGGTGGCCCGGGACCGTGCCGAGCTGCTCACCTCCCTGCGGGCGGTGGCGGAGGACGGAGACGGACCGGGCATCCACACGGGCACGGCCCGCGGGCAGGCGGCGACGGCCTTCCTCTTCACCGGGCAGGGCAGTCAACGCCTCGGTATGGGGCGTCAGTTGTACGACTCCCGGGAGCGGTACGCGACTTTCGCGCGGTCGTTCGACGACATCTGTTCCCTGTTCGATCCGCTGCTGCCCGTGCCGCTGCGGGATGTCGTGTTCGCCGGTCCCGGTACCGGCACGGGCGACCTGGTGCACACCACCCGGTTCGCACAGCCCGCGCTCTTCGCCCTGGAGACGTCCCTGTTCCGCCAGTTCGAGGCCTGGGGCGTCCGTCCGGACCTGGTCGCCGGGCACTCGGTGGGCGAGGTGACCGCGGCGCATGTCTCCGGGATCCTGTCCCTCCCGGACGCCTGCACGCTGGTGGAGGCCCGGGGCAGGCTGATGGACGCGCTGCCGCCGGGTGGCGCGATGGCCGCCGTGTCCGCCGGTGAGGACGAGGTCGCCGAGGTGACCGCCCGGCTCGCCGGCACGGGGCGCGTCGTGGAGATCGCCGCCGTCAACGGGCCCGGCTCGGTGGTCGTCTCGGGTGACGAGGCCGCGGTGCGGGAGACCGTCGCGTACTTCCGGGAGCGGGGTCGCTCCACGACGTCGCTGCGGGTGAGCCACGCCTTCCACTCCGCGCGGACGGAACCGATGCTGGACGGTTTCGCGGAGGTTTTGCGGGGGTTGTCCTTCGGCACGCCGCGACTCGGTCTCATCACCGCCGTGCCGGGACGGCCGGCCACCGAAGAGGAGCTGGCCACCCCGGAGTTCTGGGTCGGCCATGTCCGCCGCCCGGTCCGGTTCGCCGATTCGGTGGCGTACCTCCGGGAGCGGGGCGCGGCACACTTCGTCGAGCTGGGTCCGCAGGGGGTACTGGCCGGGCTGGTGCGCGAGTGCCTCACCGCGGACCCTGCGCCGCTGGTCGTACCGGTGCTGCGCGGGGCGCGGCCCGAGGCGGACACGCTGACGGACACCGTCGCCGCGCTGTACGCCCACGGCGTGCCGGTCGACTGGGAGGCCTGCTTCGCGGGGCGCGACGGACGGCGCGTCGCGCTGCCCACGTACGCCTTCCGGCGCCGGCGGTACTGGCTGGACGCCTCGCCGTCGAACCCGTCGAACACACCGAACCCGTCGGCCGGCGGACCGGACGGTGTGGAGCATCCGTTCCTGTCGTCGCGCACGGCGACCGCGGAGGACGACGGGCTGCTGCTGGGCGGAATCCTCTCCGTGCCCGGCCGGCCCTGGCTCGCCGATCACGAGGTGGCGGAGTCGGTCCTGCTGCCGGCGACCGCCTTCGTGGAGATGGCCCTGCACGCGGGTGCGTCGGTGGGCGCGCCCGTCCTGGACGAACTCGTCCTCACCACGCCCGCGCCACTGCCCCGGGACGGCGCGGTCGAGTTGCAGGTGAAGGTGTCGGGACCGGACGGGGCGGGACGCCGGACCGTGCTCTTCCACACCCGGCCGCACCCGTCGGCCGGCGACCGCCCCTGGCAGCGGCACGCCTCCGGAACCCTCGCGCCCGCGCACCCCTCGCCGGACCACTCCCCGGCCGTCACCGGGGCCGGGGCGCCCTGGCCACCGCCGGGTGCGGTGCCCCTGGCCGCCGGCGGACCGGACGCCGATCCGTACGAACTGCTCACGGGGATCGGGCTGGGCTACGGGCCCGCCTTCCGGGGCCTGCGCGGGGCCTGGCGGAGCGGGGAGGAACTGTACGCCGAGGTGGCGCTGCCCGAGGCCGCCCGGGCCCCGGCCGCGGGGGACGACGGCCCGGAGTTCCTGCTGCATCCCGCGCTGCTGGACGCGGCCCTGCACGTCCTGGCGCTCGACGGCCGCACGGCGCGCCCCGACGCCGCCGACGGAGACGGGGTGTCCTTGCCGTTCGCCTTCGACGGGGTCCGTCTGCACCGTGCCGGGGCGCACGTGCTGCGGGTCCGGATCGTTCCCGGTCCGGACGGGCGGGCCGCGGTGGAGCTGTCCGACGAGGCGGGCGCGCCGGTGGTGTCGGTGCGTGCGCTGACGCTGCGGCCCCTTCCGGCCCCGCCCCCCACGGCGCCCGTCACCGGGGGCCTGCACCGGATGACGTGGGTGCCGCTGCCGGCGGCGCCCGTGCCTGCGCCGGTGCCCCGGTGGGGCGTCCTGGGGGCGTCGGGTACGGGGCAGGTGGATGTGCTCGCTCCCCCGGGATCGGGGATTCCCGTGTACGCGGGCCCGGCGGCGGTCGGGGGTTCGCCGGCCGTGGTGGTCGCACCGTTCGGGCCGCCTCCGGAGGGGGCGGGTGCCGTGGAGGATCCGGCCGCGGGGTCGCGGTGGGCGGCGCGGCGGGCTCTGGAGCTGGTACGGGAGTGGCTCGCCGAACCACGTCCGGTGGGCTCGCGTCTGGTCCTCGTCACCTCCGGTGCCGTCGACCCGGTCGGGGACGGCCCCTTCGAGGACGGCCCGGCCGGGGGAGCCGGCCCCGGGGAGCGGGTGCCGGCCCACGCGGCGGTGTGGGGGCTGGTCCGTTCGGCCGAGAGGGAGAATCCGGGCCGGTTCGCCCTGGTCGACGTGGACGATCACGCGGACTCCTGGCGTGCGCTGCCCTCGCTGCTGGCCGCTCCGGCGCCGGAGACGGCCGTTCGGCGGGGAACGGCCTACGCGCCGCGGCTCGTCCGGGCGGACGGGACGCCCGAGGAAGGGCGGCTCCCGCGGCTGGATCCCGACGGCACCGTACTGGTCACCGGTGGCACCGGTTCCCTGGGCATGCTGGTGGCCCGCCACTTGGTCACCGCCCATGGTGTACGGCATCTGCTGCTCGCCGGCCGGCGCGGGCCGGACGCGCCGGGAGTGAGGGAACTCGCCGCCGAGCTGGGCGAGGCGGGTGCGCGGGTCGTCGTCCGGGCGGCCGATGTCGCGGACCGCACGGCGCTCGCCGCCCTGCTGGACTCCGTACCCGCGGACCATCCGCTGACCGGGGTGGTGCACACCGCGGCGGTGCTGGACGACGGCATCGTCCCGGCGCTGACGGCGGACCGCCTGGACCGGGTGCTGCGGCCCAAGGCGGACGCCGCCCTCGCCCTGCACGAACTGACCCGGAAATGTGATCTGGCGATGTTCGTGCTGTTCTCCTCGGTGGCGGGCACCTTCGGCTCGGCCGGGCAGGCCAACTACGCGGCGGCCAACTGCGTGGTGGACGCGCTGGCCCGGCACCGCGGCCGGCTCGGTCTGCCCGGCACGTCGATCGCCTGGGGGCCCTGGCAGCAGAGTGACGGGATGACTGCCCACCTCGGTGACACCGACCGGCGGCGGATGGCCCGCTCCGGCTTCGCCCCGCTGGGGGCCGAGGAGGGACTGGCGCTCTTCGACGCCGCCGTGGCGGGCGGGGACCCGGTGGTGGTGGCGGCCCGCTTCGACACGGCTGTGCTGGGTGCGGGCGAACCGGCTGAGCGTCCTCGCCGGGGGCCCGGAGCGGGCGGGGACCGCTTCCCGCGACTGCTGGCGGCTGCTTCCCCCGAGGAGCGCGGCGCCTTGCTGCTCGAGGAGGTACGGGCCCGGGCGGCCTCGGTGCTGGGGCACCCGGAGGGGGCCGGCGCGATCGACGGGGACGGCCTGCTGGCGGAGCTGGGGCTCGATTCGCTGGCGGCGGTCGACCTGCGCAACCTGCTCGCCGCGTCGACGGGACTGACGCTGCCGTCCACTCTGCTGTTCGACTTCCCGACGCCGCGTGCGGTCGCCGCCGAACTGGCGGAACGGTACACGCGGGAGACGGCTCCCGGCCCCTCCTCCGGCGCCGGGGAACGCCCCGGTTCCGTCGGCCGCGGCGGCGGCTCCGCCGGCTCCGCCGCCCCCGCTGAGGCTTCCGGGGGGCGGTCGGCAACGGCCTGTCCAGAGGGTCCGGTCGCGGCGACGGACAGAGTTCCGGATTCCCTGGGCGAGCTCTTCCGGACCGCCTGTGCCCGGGGCCGTACCTGGGACGGCATGGCGCTGCTCACCATCGCCGCGCGGCTGCGCCCGGTCTTCGACGACGCCGGGGCCGCCGGTGCGGCGCTCACACCCGTCACGCTGGCGCCGGGCGGTGCGGGCGCGGCCCGGCTGATCTGCTTTCCCGCCCTCAGCGCGCTTTCCGGGCCCCAGGAGTACGCGCGCTTCGGTGCCGGACTGCGGGACCTCCGGCCGGTCTCGGCGGTGCGGTATCCGGGGTTCGGGGCGGGGGAGGAGCTGCCGGGCACACTGGACGCCTTCGTCACCGCGCAGACCGCCGCCGTCCGTGCGCTCGCGGGCGGCGGAGCGCCCGTGCTGCTCGGCCGCTCGGCCGGTGGCTGGGTGGCGCAGGCCGTGGCCGAGCGGCTGACCGCCGAGGGCTCCGCCCCGGCCGCCGTCGTCCTGGTGGACACCTATCCGAGCGGGACGGACGACCGTGAGCAGGCGCTCTCCGCGATGACGTCGGACATGCTGCGGCGGGCGGCCGAGTTCTCCTCGGCCGATGCGGACCGGCTCACCGCCATGGCCGGTTACGTCGAGCTCTTCACCGGCTGGAAGCCGGCGCGGCTCGCCGCCCCCACACTGTTCGTCCGGGCCCGGGATCCGCTGCCCGGCGTGGAGGCCGCCCCGCCCTGGGGTCTGCCGCACACCGAAGTGACCGTCCCGGGGGACCACTTCACCGTCCTGGAGGAACACGCACGCACGACCGCGCTCACCGTCCACCGCTGGCTGGGCTCGTGA
- a CDS encoding fatty acid desaturase family protein — protein MTAIDPTAHLTAEQIEELGRELDAIRDEVIADRGEKDAAYIRKVISVQRTLELASRGVLLFSIFPPAWLLGTAGLSVAKIMDNMEIGHNVLHGQWDWMRDPKIHSTTWEWDHVSPSEQWKHSHNELHHTYTNVIGKDNDLGYGIMRVDEDQKWHPFHLGQPLWNFINACFFEYGIAAYDLELGKNLHKRRRKDPEFRARAKAVGRKIRKQVLKDYVIHPLLSGPSFLTTLAATFTANVVRNLWSHSVIMCGHFPEGVQVFERRSIKGETRGQWYLRQMMGSANISGSKAMHFMTGNLSHQIEHHLFPDLPSNRYAEVAVKVRALFQKYELEYVTGPLPKQVFSAWHKVFRLSLPNKKPKVKTPDREQELVAA, from the coding sequence TTGACCGCCATCGACCCCACCGCCCACCTGACCGCGGAGCAGATCGAGGAGTTGGGCCGCGAGCTGGATGCGATCCGCGACGAGGTGATCGCCGACCGCGGCGAAAAGGACGCCGCCTACATCCGCAAGGTCATCTCGGTGCAGCGCACGCTCGAGCTGGCCAGCAGGGGCGTGCTCCTGTTCTCGATCTTCCCGCCCGCGTGGCTGCTCGGCACCGCCGGGCTGTCCGTGGCGAAGATCATGGACAACATGGAGATCGGCCACAACGTCCTGCACGGCCAGTGGGACTGGATGCGGGACCCGAAGATCCACTCCACCACCTGGGAGTGGGATCACGTCTCGCCGTCCGAGCAGTGGAAGCACTCGCACAACGAGCTGCACCACACGTACACCAACGTGATCGGCAAGGACAACGACCTCGGCTACGGCATCATGCGCGTCGACGAGGACCAGAAGTGGCACCCGTTCCACCTCGGCCAGCCGCTGTGGAACTTCATCAACGCCTGCTTCTTCGAGTACGGCATCGCGGCGTACGACCTTGAGCTCGGCAAGAACCTGCACAAGCGCCGCCGCAAGGACCCGGAGTTCCGCGCGCGGGCCAAGGCCGTGGGCCGCAAGATCCGCAAGCAGGTACTCAAGGACTACGTGATCCACCCGCTGCTGTCGGGCCCGTCGTTCCTCACCACGCTCGCCGCCACGTTCACCGCGAACGTGGTCCGCAACCTCTGGTCCCACTCGGTGATCATGTGCGGGCACTTCCCCGAGGGCGTACAGGTCTTCGAACGCCGCTCGATCAAGGGCGAGACGCGCGGCCAGTGGTACCTGCGCCAGATGATGGGCTCGGCGAACATCAGCGGCAGCAAGGCCATGCACTTCATGACCGGCAACCTGTCGCACCAGATCGAGCACCACCTGTTCCCGGACCTGCCGAGCAACCGGTACGCCGAGGTCGCGGTGAAGGTGCGCGCGCTGTTCCAGAAGTACGAGCTGGAATACGTCACCGGCCCGCTGCCCAAGCAGGTGTTCTCCGCTTGGCACAAGGTTTTCCGGCTCTCGCTGCCGAACAAGAAGCCCAAGGTCAAGACCCCGGACCGGGAGCAGGAGCTCGTCGCCGCCTGA